The Amycolatopsis viridis genome window below encodes:
- a CDS encoding aldehyde dehydrogenase family protein, producing the protein MTLTVLPHREAAGLRPGRLYLDGHWVPGTGGDSWIHRHPATGEEIGEFAVATAADVDAAVAAARAAFESGAWSHSRAGTRIAVLHRYASLLREHAAELRALQALDNSVPLSFSSTIYATSVGAAADVFDHHAGWVDKLGGETLTPYQGGDHLAMTFREPIGVVAAILPWNAPFLLFAQKVAPALAAGCTLVLKPSEYCTFTVLRMVELLAEAGLPAGTLNVVTGPGDPVGEALINHPGVDKVSFTGSRAVGKRIVAASAGTLKRVSLELGGKSPALVFADAPNVALAAATVVGAVTMGLSGQACVANTRALVHRDVYDEFLGAAAGMARAMTYGDPFDPAVLASPLINDRQLDRVLGYIEKGKSEGARLVTGGERLGGDLACGNFVAPTIFADVDNHATIAQEEIFGPVLAVVPFTGEDEAVQLAGDTEYGLGAGVFTADVQRAFRVARKLRAGTIGINGFQIEPHLPFGGFKQSGLGREGGKSSIEAYTELKSVYLPLTDEMM; encoded by the coding sequence ATGACACTCACCGTGCTGCCGCACCGCGAAGCCGCCGGGCTCCGGCCCGGCCGGCTCTACCTCGACGGCCATTGGGTACCGGGCACCGGCGGTGACTCCTGGATCCACCGGCACCCGGCCACCGGGGAGGAGATCGGCGAGTTCGCCGTCGCCACCGCGGCCGACGTCGACGCCGCTGTGGCCGCGGCCCGGGCGGCCTTCGAGTCCGGGGCGTGGTCGCACTCCCGGGCCGGAACCCGCATCGCGGTGCTGCACCGGTACGCCAGCCTGCTTCGGGAGCACGCCGCGGAGCTGCGGGCGTTGCAGGCGCTGGACAACTCGGTGCCGCTGTCGTTCAGCAGCACGATCTACGCCACGTCCGTCGGCGCCGCCGCGGACGTGTTCGACCACCACGCCGGCTGGGTCGACAAGCTCGGCGGCGAGACCCTGACCCCGTACCAGGGCGGCGACCACCTGGCGATGACCTTCCGCGAGCCGATCGGCGTGGTCGCGGCGATCCTGCCGTGGAACGCGCCCTTCCTGCTCTTCGCGCAGAAGGTCGCCCCGGCGCTCGCCGCCGGATGCACCCTCGTGCTCAAACCTTCGGAGTACTGCACGTTCACCGTGCTGCGCATGGTGGAGCTGCTCGCCGAAGCGGGACTGCCGGCGGGAACGCTCAACGTCGTCACCGGCCCAGGTGACCCGGTCGGCGAAGCGCTGATCAACCACCCCGGGGTGGACAAGGTCAGCTTCACCGGCAGCCGCGCGGTGGGCAAGCGCATCGTGGCGGCCTCCGCCGGCACGCTCAAGCGGGTCTCGCTCGAACTCGGCGGCAAGAGCCCCGCACTGGTGTTCGCCGACGCACCCAACGTCGCGCTGGCCGCGGCCACCGTGGTCGGCGCGGTCACGATGGGGCTGTCCGGCCAGGCGTGCGTGGCGAACACGCGGGCGCTGGTGCACCGGGACGTCTACGACGAGTTCCTCGGCGCCGCCGCGGGCATGGCCCGGGCGATGACCTACGGCGACCCGTTCGACCCGGCCGTGCTGGCCAGCCCGCTGATCAACGACCGGCAGCTGGACCGGGTGCTCGGTTACATCGAGAAGGGCAAGTCCGAGGGTGCCCGGCTGGTGACCGGTGGCGAGCGGCTCGGCGGTGACCTGGCCTGCGGCAACTTCGTCGCCCCGACCATCTTCGCCGACGTGGACAACCACGCCACCATCGCGCAGGAGGAGATCTTCGGCCCGGTCCTCGCGGTGGTCCCGTTCACCGGCGAGGACGAGGCGGTGCAGCTGGCCGGCGACACCGAGTACGGCCTGGGTGCGGGCGTGTTCACCGCCGACGTCCAGCGCGCGTTCCGGGTGGCGCGGAAGCTGCGGGCCGGCACGATCGGCATCAACGGCTTCCAGATCGAGCCGCACCTGCCCTTCGGCGGGTTCAAGCAGTCCGGGCTCGGCCGTGAGGGCGGGAAGTCGTCCATCGAGGCCTACACCGAGCTCAAGTCCGTGTACCTGCCACTGACCGACGAGATGATGTGA
- a CDS encoding MCE family protein produces MRGFLPALIKISVFAAVTVLLTGILGATIANTNFGVTDTYTARFTDASGLHEGDDVRIAGVKVGQVDGITVTQDGDTSYADAHFTVQSAYRLPGAVTATVKYRNLVGQRYLSLGTTVPGEDQLPAGGMIPPERTQPALNLTVLFNGFKPLFAALDPQQVNQLSYEIIQVFQGEGGTIESLLSHTASLTRTIAGRDQVIGQVIANLNTVLTTVNEHGPQLSELIGQTQQLVSGLAAQRGPIGDAVSALGELTDATAGLLADARPPVQQDIAALGTLSGTLADSGQLIDQLLKKLPGNLEKFTRTLSYGSWYNYYLCNLTGTIGITSLNITLPMLPLPATELPDRCR; encoded by the coding sequence GTGAGGGGGTTCCTGCCGGCGCTGATCAAGATCAGCGTGTTCGCGGCCGTGACGGTCCTGCTCACCGGGATCCTCGGCGCGACCATCGCGAACACGAACTTCGGCGTCACCGACACCTACACCGCGCGGTTCACCGACGCCTCCGGGCTGCACGAGGGTGACGACGTGCGGATCGCCGGCGTCAAGGTCGGGCAGGTCGACGGCATCACGGTCACCCAGGACGGCGACACCAGCTACGCCGACGCGCACTTCACCGTGCAGTCGGCCTACCGGCTGCCCGGTGCGGTGACCGCCACGGTGAAGTACCGCAACCTGGTGGGCCAGCGGTACCTGTCGCTGGGCACCACCGTCCCGGGTGAGGACCAGCTGCCCGCCGGCGGCATGATCCCGCCCGAGCGCACCCAGCCCGCGCTGAACCTCACCGTGCTGTTCAACGGGTTCAAACCGCTGTTCGCCGCGCTGGACCCGCAGCAGGTCAACCAGCTCTCCTACGAGATCATCCAGGTGTTCCAGGGTGAGGGCGGCACCATCGAAAGCCTGCTGTCGCACACCGCCTCGCTCACCCGCACCATCGCCGGGCGCGACCAGGTGATCGGCCAGGTCATCGCAAACCTCAACACCGTGCTCACCACGGTCAACGAGCACGGCCCGCAGCTGTCCGAGCTGATCGGCCAGACCCAGCAGCTGGTGTCCGGCCTGGCCGCGCAGCGCGGCCCGATCGGCGACGCGGTGTCGGCGCTGGGCGAGCTCACCGACGCCACCGCCGGCCTGCTCGCCGACGCGCGCCCGCCGGTGCAGCAGGACATCGCTGCGCTCGGCACGCTGTCCGGCACGCTCGCCGATTCCGGGCAGCTGATCGACCAGCTGCTCAAAAAGCTGCCCGGCAACCTGGAGAAGTTCACCCGGACCCTGAGCTACGGCAGCTGGTACAACTACTACCTCTGCAACCTGACCGGCACCATCGGCATCACCTCGCTGAACATCACGCTGCCGATGCTCCCCCTCCCGGCGACCGAGCTTCCGGACAGGTGCCGGTGA
- a CDS encoding MCE family protein, translating into MKPLKDRNQAAVGAVTLVLVVLVTLVSYFSDQLPLLGTGTTYQAYFAESAGLTADNEVQVAGVKVGKVTGVSLAGKQVLVRFTVERTRVGDASTASIEIKTLLGEKYLALKPRGRGAQDPADPIPVERTTTPFQLQDAFQQLTATVGEIDTTQLARSFDAVADALKDTPQPLRDTLSGLSALSRTVSSRDQELANLLAGTRQVSQTLAGRNAQLTAIITDGNLLLGELQQRRDAIKALLTGTQQLAAQLSGLVADNRARLRPTLDRLGEVTTILQNNQDNLNRSLALLAPFTRVGANATGNGRWFEGYICGLLPPVIKAGGLSVNPEGCTPPLSAPDQGVGGR; encoded by the coding sequence ATGAAGCCGCTCAAGGATCGCAACCAGGCCGCTGTCGGCGCGGTGACGCTGGTGCTCGTCGTCCTGGTGACACTGGTGTCCTACTTCTCCGACCAGCTGCCGCTGCTCGGCACCGGGACCACCTACCAGGCGTACTTCGCCGAGTCCGCGGGGCTCACCGCGGACAACGAGGTCCAGGTGGCCGGGGTGAAGGTCGGCAAGGTCACCGGTGTGTCGCTGGCCGGGAAGCAGGTGCTGGTCAGGTTCACGGTGGAGCGCACCAGGGTCGGCGACGCATCCACCGCCTCCATCGAGATCAAGACGTTGCTGGGGGAGAAGTATCTGGCGCTGAAACCCCGGGGCCGCGGCGCGCAGGACCCGGCCGACCCGATCCCCGTCGAGCGGACCACCACGCCGTTCCAGCTGCAGGATGCGTTCCAGCAGCTGACCGCCACCGTGGGTGAGATCGACACCACACAGCTCGCGCGCAGCTTCGACGCGGTCGCCGATGCCCTCAAGGACACCCCGCAACCGTTGCGGGACACGCTGTCCGGCCTGTCCGCGCTGTCGCGCACGGTGTCCTCACGCGACCAGGAGCTCGCGAACCTGCTCGCCGGCACCCGCCAGGTGTCGCAGACGCTCGCCGGCCGCAACGCGCAGCTCACCGCGATCATCACCGACGGCAACCTGCTGCTCGGTGAGCTCCAGCAGCGCCGGGACGCGATCAAGGCGCTGCTCACCGGCACGCAGCAGCTCGCGGCCCAGCTGTCCGGCCTGGTCGCCGACAACCGGGCGCGGCTGCGGCCGACGCTGGACCGGCTCGGCGAGGTCACCACGATCCTGCAGAACAACCAGGACAACCTGAACCGCAGCCTGGCGCTGCTCGCGCCGTTCACCCGTGTCGGCGCGAACGCGACCGGCAACGGGCGCTGGTTCGAGGGCTACATCTGCGGCCTGCTGCCACCGGTGATCAAGGCCGGCGGGCTGTCGGTCAACCCGGAGGGCTGCACGCCGCCGCTGTCGGCGCCGGACCAGGGAGTGGGGGGCCGATGA
- a CDS encoding ferredoxin encodes MEVAVDRTLCEANEVCIGFAPAVFELDEDEELRVLTPSVPESEVERVSRAVAACPKNALFIRD; translated from the coding sequence ATGGAGGTCGCGGTCGACCGGACGCTGTGCGAGGCGAACGAGGTGTGCATCGGGTTCGCGCCCGCCGTGTTCGAGCTGGACGAGGACGAGGAGCTGCGCGTCCTCACCCCGTCGGTGCCCGAATCAGAAGTAGAACGTGTTTCGCGTGCCGTGGCCGCGTGTCCGAAGAACGCGCTGTTCATCCGGGACTGA
- a CDS encoding 3-oxoacyl-ACP reductase has product MEGDVEPRVAVVTGAGAGLGRAEALALARAGVSVVVNDVSDTAGGVVDEIESAGGKALLVTGDVGERATADALVEAAVEHFGGLHVVVNNAGVLRDRMIFAMSDEEWDTVIRVHLRGHFLLSRNATAYWRTWSKATGRPVPARLISTASEAFLVGSAGQPNYAAAKAGIVGLTVAIARGAARYGVRANAICPRARTAMTAGVFGDAPAQGVDPLSVEHVAPLVAYLASDRADRINGQVFVVHGGMVALLRPPAVERRFDTVGPLWTEGELDSTVGAYFDERDPEAMFAATEILELP; this is encoded by the coding sequence GTGGAAGGTGATGTGGAACCGCGGGTGGCCGTCGTCACGGGTGCCGGGGCGGGACTGGGCCGGGCGGAGGCGCTCGCCCTGGCCCGCGCGGGCGTGTCGGTGGTGGTGAATGACGTCTCCGACACCGCGGGGGGCGTCGTGGACGAGATCGAGTCCGCGGGGGGCAAGGCGCTCCTCGTCACCGGCGACGTGGGTGAGCGCGCTACCGCCGATGCCCTCGTCGAGGCCGCCGTGGAGCACTTCGGCGGGCTGCACGTCGTCGTCAACAACGCCGGCGTGCTGCGCGACCGGATGATCTTCGCCATGTCCGACGAGGAGTGGGACACCGTGATCCGCGTGCACCTGCGCGGGCACTTCCTGTTGTCCCGCAACGCCACCGCGTACTGGCGCACCTGGTCGAAGGCGACGGGCCGGCCGGTGCCTGCGCGCCTGATCAGCACCGCGTCCGAGGCGTTCCTGGTCGGTTCCGCCGGTCAGCCCAACTACGCGGCGGCCAAAGCGGGCATCGTCGGCCTCACCGTCGCCATCGCCCGCGGTGCCGCGCGCTACGGCGTGCGGGCCAACGCCATCTGCCCGCGCGCCCGCACCGCGATGACCGCCGGGGTCTTCGGCGACGCCCCGGCCCAGGGGGTGGACCCGCTCTCGGTCGAGCACGTCGCCCCGCTCGTCGCCTACCTGGCCTCCGACCGGGCGGACCGGATCAACGGTCAGGTGTTCGTGGTGCACGGCGGGATGGTGGCGCTGCTGCGGCCGCCCGCCGTCGAGCGGCGCTTCGACACCGTAGGTCCATTGTGGACAGAAGGGGAGCTGGACTCCACCGTGGGCGCCTACTTCGACGAGCGAGACCCCGAGGCGATGTTCGCCGCCACCGAGATCCTGGAGCTCCCATGA
- a CDS encoding MCE family protein, giving the protein MTLDSHAARGAYRWVAAGCVAALLVTAGLYLALRDTGGTRISALFDKTVGLYAGSSVRVLGVPVGEITGVTPEGAVVRVDMRIDGDVRIPAGAGAVVVAPSLVSDRYVQLTPAYDSGPVMAPGTVIPQDHTATPMELDDLYSTLDKLSTGLGPDGANAHGALSDLLNTAAANLDGNGLNLNSTVTELANLSRTLDDSKDDLFATVRNLQSFTTTLAGSDAQLDEFYRRLGDVTGFLAADSGDVSAALAALGSSLGDVQSFVAENKDLLTSNVDKLASITQVLVDQRAALAEVLDVGPTGMTNFINSYDAASGSIAIRYNANEFTNPLITTLCRLIKASTPVGLPTTVSDVCQAIAPVVEGIAKVPSIPQLLADIGSGKLPPLPLLPLVDIPEAGR; this is encoded by the coding sequence ATGACGCTGGACAGCCACGCCGCACGCGGTGCGTACCGCTGGGTTGCTGCCGGGTGCGTGGCCGCGCTGCTGGTGACCGCCGGGCTGTACCTGGCGCTGCGGGACACCGGCGGCACCCGCATCTCCGCGCTGTTCGACAAGACCGTCGGGCTCTACGCCGGATCGTCGGTCCGCGTGCTCGGTGTGCCGGTCGGCGAGATCACCGGTGTCACGCCGGAAGGCGCCGTCGTGCGGGTCGACATGCGGATCGACGGGGACGTGCGGATCCCGGCCGGTGCCGGTGCCGTGGTCGTCGCGCCCAGCCTGGTCAGCGACCGGTACGTGCAGCTCACCCCGGCCTACGACAGCGGACCGGTGATGGCGCCGGGCACCGTGATCCCGCAGGACCACACGGCGACGCCGATGGAGCTGGACGACCTCTACAGCACCCTGGACAAGCTGTCCACCGGCCTCGGGCCGGACGGCGCCAACGCGCACGGCGCGCTGTCCGACCTGCTGAACACCGCGGCCGCCAACCTCGACGGCAACGGCCTGAACCTGAACAGCACCGTCACCGAGCTGGCGAACCTGTCGCGCACGCTGGACGACTCCAAGGACGACCTGTTCGCCACCGTGCGCAACCTCCAGTCGTTCACCACCACGCTCGCCGGCAGCGACGCGCAGCTCGACGAGTTCTACCGGCGGCTCGGCGACGTCACCGGTTTCCTCGCCGCCGACTCCGGCGACGTCAGCGCCGCGCTGGCCGCGCTCGGCTCCTCGCTGGGGGACGTGCAGAGCTTCGTCGCCGAGAACAAGGACCTGCTGACGTCCAATGTGGACAAATTGGCGAGCATCACGCAGGTGCTGGTGGACCAGCGGGCGGCCCTGGCCGAAGTGCTCGACGTCGGCCCGACCGGCATGACGAACTTCATCAACTCCTACGACGCGGCCTCCGGCAGCATCGCCATCCGCTACAACGCCAACGAGTTCACCAATCCGCTGATCACCACACTGTGCCGGCTGATCAAGGCGTCCACCCCGGTCGGGCTGCCCACCACGGTGAGCGACGTGTGCCAGGCGATCGCGCCGGTGGTGGAGGGCATCGCGAAGGTGCCCTCGATCCCGCAGCTGCTCGCCGACATCGGCAGCGGCAAGCTGCCGCCGCTGCCCCTGCTGCCCCTGGTCGACATCCCGGAGGCCGGCCGATGA
- a CDS encoding glucose 1-dehydrogenase: MGRLDGKVALITGAARGQGAAAARRFAEEGARVLVADVADDDGAALAAEIGAVYQHLDVSREDDWDAAVRRAEDEFGGLTVLVNNAGILHFSELAETSLADYQRVVGVNQVGAFLGMRSVVGPMTRAGGGSVINVSSVEGLAGMPFLIAYTASKFAIRGMTKVAALELGGRGIRVNSVHPGMIDTRMVSDAAGGADVDTSWVGRKVALGRVGQPAEIAQLAVFLASDESSYCTGAEFVADGGATATHALNSHG; this comes from the coding sequence ATGGGACGCCTCGACGGCAAGGTCGCGCTGATCACCGGCGCGGCGCGCGGACAGGGTGCGGCCGCGGCCCGGCGTTTTGCGGAGGAGGGCGCCCGCGTCCTGGTCGCCGACGTCGCCGATGACGACGGCGCGGCGCTCGCCGCGGAGATCGGCGCGGTCTACCAGCACCTTGACGTCTCCCGAGAGGACGACTGGGACGCCGCGGTGCGGCGCGCCGAGGACGAGTTCGGCGGGCTGACCGTGCTGGTGAACAACGCCGGAATACTGCACTTTTCCGAGCTTGCGGAGACGTCACTGGCCGATTACCAACGGGTCGTCGGGGTCAACCAGGTCGGCGCGTTTCTCGGGATGCGCTCGGTCGTTGGACCGATGACACGGGCCGGTGGCGGCTCCGTCATCAACGTGTCCTCTGTGGAGGGTCTGGCCGGCATGCCGTTCCTGATCGCCTACACGGCCAGCAAGTTCGCGATCCGCGGCATGACCAAGGTGGCCGCGCTCGAACTGGGTGGCCGGGGGATCCGGGTCAATTCGGTCCATCCCGGGATGATCGACACCCGGATGGTGTCCGACGCCGCGGGCGGCGCCGACGTCGACACGTCCTGGGTGGGCCGGAAGGTCGCGCTGGGACGCGTCGGGCAGCCGGCGGAGATCGCGCAGCTCGCAGTGTTCCTGGCCAGCGACGAGAGTTCCTACTGCACCGGTGCGGAGTTCGTGGCCGACGGCGGTGCGACGGCCACCCACGCGCTCAACTCCCACGGGTGA
- a CDS encoding MCE family protein — MRRAVLFRRLGYQVLGLVFLVVCGLFFATTIAAYHQEFTPVALVRLETDHVGNQLRKGSDVKIRGVVVGEVRAIEAFGDHAALQLALDPAQLDVIPANVSARLLPKTLFGERYVALQIPPGPVPRHLAAGDVIPQDRSSSAIELEQVLDNVMPLLQAVQPQKLASTLGAVSTALDGRGGQLGATLVHLSEYLGGLNPSLPDLKADISGLANVADTYNRAAPDLLQALADLTTTTKTLVDEQQTLAQVWATVTTASDDLDSFLRVNQANLIRLTVTSQSTLDVLAKYAPEYPCLLQQLADAVPRAYQAFGYGTDRMNHVTIRFVADRTKYEPGRDEPAYLDKRGPRCYPMVLPPGRWPQYPPGGPVQDGSTHPPAGPGASVPLPSNGIIASGSSTTASIANSAAEQDLIAALVSPAAPQDVPGWASLLAGPLYRGAEVEVR, encoded by the coding sequence ATGAGACGGGCGGTGCTGTTCCGGCGGCTGGGGTACCAGGTGCTCGGCCTGGTGTTCCTCGTCGTGTGCGGGCTGTTCTTCGCCACCACCATCGCCGCCTACCACCAGGAGTTCACGCCGGTCGCCCTGGTGCGGCTGGAGACCGACCACGTCGGCAACCAGCTGCGGAAGGGTTCCGACGTCAAGATCCGCGGTGTCGTGGTGGGCGAGGTGCGCGCGATCGAGGCGTTCGGCGACCACGCAGCGCTCCAGCTCGCGCTCGACCCGGCCCAGCTGGACGTGATCCCGGCCAACGTGTCGGCGCGGCTGCTGCCCAAGACCCTGTTCGGCGAGCGTTACGTGGCCCTGCAGATCCCGCCCGGCCCGGTGCCGCGGCACCTCGCAGCCGGTGACGTCATCCCGCAGGACCGCAGCAGCTCCGCCATCGAGCTGGAACAGGTGCTGGACAACGTGATGCCGCTGCTGCAGGCCGTCCAGCCGCAGAAGCTGGCGAGCACGCTCGGCGCGGTCTCCACCGCGCTCGACGGCCGGGGCGGACAGCTCGGCGCCACGCTGGTCCACCTGTCCGAGTACCTGGGCGGGCTGAACCCGTCGCTGCCGGACCTCAAGGCCGACATCAGCGGGCTGGCCAACGTGGCCGACACCTACAACCGGGCCGCGCCGGACCTCCTGCAGGCGCTGGCCGACCTGACCACCACCACGAAGACCCTGGTGGACGAACAGCAGACGCTGGCCCAGGTGTGGGCGACGGTGACCACCGCGAGCGACGACCTGGACAGCTTCCTGCGGGTCAACCAGGCCAACCTGATCCGCCTCACCGTGACCTCACAGTCCACTCTGGACGTTCTGGCCAAGTACGCGCCGGAGTACCCGTGCCTGCTCCAGCAGCTCGCCGACGCGGTGCCGCGCGCGTACCAGGCGTTCGGGTACGGCACCGACCGGATGAACCACGTGACCATCCGGTTCGTCGCCGACCGCACCAAGTACGAGCCGGGCCGGGACGAGCCGGCCTACCTCGACAAGCGCGGCCCGCGCTGTTACCCGATGGTGCTGCCGCCCGGCCGGTGGCCGCAGTACCCGCCCGGCGGCCCGGTCCAGGACGGGTCCACCCACCCGCCGGCCGGTCCCGGCGCAAGCGTGCCGTTGCCCAGCAACGGGATCATCGCGAGCGGCTCGTCCACCACCGCTTCCATCGCCAACTCGGCGGCCGAGCAGGACCTGATCGCGGCGCTGGTGTCCCCGGCCGCGCCGCAGGACGTGCCGGGCTGGGCGAGCCTGCTCGCCGGACCGCTCTACCGCGGGGCGGAGGTGGAGGTCCGGTGA
- a CDS encoding MlaE family ABC transporter permease, with protein MGSRTGTLTVPGTAALAQVGRLSTLAWQVLRAIPRRPFQFREWILQCWFFASVTILPTALVAIPFGAVIALQLGSLTQQIGAQSFTGAASALAIVQQAAPLITALLVAGAGGSAVCADIGARKIREEIDAMEVLGVNPVQRLIVPRVLAAIVVSVLLNGLVSVVGVLGGYFFNVVLQGGTPGAYLASFNALAQLPDLYVSEIKAVLYGFVAGVVAAYRGLNPAGGPKGVGDAVNQAVVITFLLLFLINVVLTAIYLRIVPPKAL; from the coding sequence ATGGGGTCACGCACGGGAACGCTGACGGTACCGGGCACCGCCGCGCTCGCTCAGGTCGGCCGCCTGTCCACACTGGCCTGGCAGGTGCTGCGCGCCATCCCGCGCCGGCCGTTCCAGTTCCGCGAGTGGATCTTGCAGTGCTGGTTCTTCGCCAGCGTCACCATCCTGCCGACCGCGCTCGTCGCGATCCCGTTCGGCGCGGTGATCGCGTTGCAGCTCGGGTCGCTCACCCAGCAGATCGGCGCCCAGTCGTTCACCGGCGCGGCCAGCGCACTCGCCATCGTGCAGCAGGCCGCGCCGTTGATCACCGCCCTGCTCGTCGCCGGTGCGGGAGGAAGTGCGGTCTGTGCGGACATCGGGGCGCGCAAGATCCGCGAGGAGATCGACGCGATGGAGGTGCTCGGGGTCAACCCGGTCCAGCGCCTGATCGTGCCGCGCGTGCTCGCCGCGATCGTGGTGTCGGTGCTGCTCAACGGCCTGGTCAGCGTGGTGGGCGTGCTCGGCGGCTACTTCTTCAACGTCGTCCTGCAGGGCGGCACCCCGGGCGCGTACCTGGCGAGCTTCAACGCGCTGGCGCAGCTGCCCGACCTCTACGTCAGCGAGATCAAGGCCGTGCTCTACGGGTTCGTCGCCGGGGTCGTGGCCGCCTACCGCGGGCTCAACCCGGCCGGCGGGCCGAAGGGCGTCGGCGACGCGGTGAACCAGGCCGTGGTCATCACCTTCCTGCTGCTGTTCCTGATCAACGTCGTACTGACCGCCATCTACCTGCGGATCGTTCCGCCGAAGGCGCTGTGA
- a CDS encoding MlaE family ABC transporter permease, with amino-acid sequence MTAETLDRRPGVPDRTLEMIARPGAILEGLGSQLSFYVRALAWAPRTLRRYRRETLRLLTEVCFGTGGLAVIGGTLGVMIGMTLFTGLIVGLQGYAALNQLGTAALTGFISAYFNTREVAPLAAGLALSATVGCGFTAQLGAMRISEEIDALEVMAVPSLPYLVTTRVLAGLGAVIPLYAVGLLSSYLASRQVTVWLYGQSAGTYDHYFGLFLPPEDVLWSFGKVIVFSVLVILSHCYYGYTASGGPAGVGVAVGRAVRTSIVLISVLDFFLSLAVWGATTTVRIAG; translated from the coding sequence ATGACCGCGGAGACACTGGACCGGCGGCCGGGGGTGCCCGACCGGACGCTCGAGATGATCGCGCGGCCGGGCGCGATCCTGGAGGGACTGGGCAGCCAGCTCTCCTTCTACGTCCGCGCCCTGGCCTGGGCGCCCCGCACGCTGCGCCGCTACCGCAGGGAAACGCTGCGCCTGCTGACCGAGGTCTGCTTCGGCACCGGCGGTCTCGCGGTGATCGGCGGCACACTCGGCGTGATGATCGGCATGACCCTGTTCACGGGTCTCATCGTCGGCCTGCAGGGCTACGCGGCGCTCAACCAGCTCGGCACGGCCGCGCTCACCGGGTTCATCTCGGCCTACTTCAACACGCGGGAGGTGGCGCCGCTGGCCGCCGGGCTCGCGCTGTCGGCGACCGTGGGCTGCGGCTTCACCGCCCAGCTCGGCGCGATGCGGATCTCCGAGGAGATCGACGCGCTCGAGGTGATGGCGGTGCCCAGCCTGCCCTACCTGGTCACCACCCGGGTGCTGGCCGGGCTGGGCGCGGTGATCCCGCTGTACGCGGTCGGCCTGCTCTCGTCCTACCTGGCCTCCCGGCAGGTCACGGTGTGGCTCTACGGTCAGTCCGCGGGCACCTACGACCACTACTTCGGGCTGTTCCTGCCGCCGGAGGACGTGCTGTGGTCGTTCGGCAAGGTGATCGTGTTCAGCGTGCTGGTGATCCTCTCGCACTGCTACTACGGCTACACCGCGAGCGGCGGCCCGGCCGGTGTCGGCGTGGCGGTGGGCCGCGCGGTGCGGACGTCGATCGTGTTGATCTCGGTGCTCGACTTCTTCCTCAGCCTGGCCGTGTGGGGTGCGACCACGACGGTGAGGATCGCCGGATGA